The Candidatus Methylacidiphilales bacterium genome segment ACATCTATTTTTGACATTAAAAATATCGGTTGTATTTGGTATTTTAAGATGCTGCGTGTAAAAATATCTTTATCTTTCTTACTGATAGTAGCCTCGGCAGTATCGGTAATTGCGCCATGCGCACTTGTTGCATCGTCGGATGCAACAGTCCGTGCGCCATTTGACTCTAACAACAACTTGCCTAACTGGATTTCTATCTTGCCCATTCCTGAAGGTGATGCTCAGAATTTTCTGCAATTTCAGATTAACGCTCCTAGAGCCAACAACACCCAAGCTCTTTTCATTACAGTTTTCTTTCGGGATCGAGCAAATGGGTATCTAAAAGCGAGTTGGGAAACGGATGCTGGCCAAAACTATCTCCTCTCAGAAAATCTCTTCGAGGGGACTGGTGTGCCAAACCAACGTTCTTTTCTGATCTCCTCTGATCGCATTACAAATACAAACACGCTGATTTTTGAAGCTCAGGAAAACATAGATGCCCTCATCAAAGTGCAGTTCCAATGGGTAAGCGCTGAGACGATCCACATCATTCCTGAAGAGCATCCATCAGAACCCAAGCTTCTTTTAGTGGATTCAAATAACAAAACCTATTCCCAACATGACCTTTCAGGAGAGCCTCAACAGCCAACCGTAGATTATTGGCAAGGCAGGGTTATTAATGCGGCGGTTATAGAAACTTATGCGCGCATAGACGAAGGTGTAAGATTCTTCGTAACTTTAGAAAAACAGCCGTTGCATGCTCGTATACAAACCCAAATTATTGGTCCAGCACTTCTTGATCGCATCGGGGTTTGGGTTAACGACCAATATGCAGGCATCTTAAACATCGAAGTGCCCTCACTAGCGACAAGCGGCATTTTCGAAAGACCCAACAGACAAGCTTATTTTGCAGGATGGCGGCAAGGCACAATCTATATTGACCCGAAGCTTCTTGACTCTGGCGAAAACTCAATTCTCTTTGAAATACGACGACGTGATCCAAGGGACATTTTCCCAATACACATCAAAGATTTTTATTTACAGCTCGCCTACTAGTGCGAACAACTTTGCAGAAACACCCCCCATCTCCACAAGCCGTGAAGTGTTAACGTCGGATCGTGAATGACCTTTTGTTCAAGCGCTTGAATGATAAAAGCAGCATCCCCTCCCGTTGCAACTATAGTGGGACTCCGCATGTGTTGCTCCTTCACCACACGTGCTAAGATTTCTTTAACCAATCCACTGTAGCCCCAATAAGCTCCAGCGCGAATTGCCCCTGCTGTGCTTTTACCGACAGTGCGATGCGGTCGTCGTAGCTGGATCAATGGCAATAGAGCCGTCTTTTCGTGGAGATACTCAGTCATCAGACTCAGCCCCGGAGCTATCACACCACCACAATAAGCCCCATCCGCATTGATAATATCAAAGGTCACAGCCGTGCCAAAGTCTACTACGATTGCTGGCGCACCATATTTATCTTGAGCACCAATAGCATTCGCCAAACGATCAGCGCCGATTGTTTCAGGCCGAGGATATTCGAGTGAAATCGGTAAAGCTGCTCTGCCGTGTAGCAACCTCAAAGCTGTGCCATGAACCTGGAGCTGCCTTTTAAATATATCGGTCACACTTGGCACTACGCTGCTCAAATAAACACATGTGGGGGGATGCTTATTCCATATATTATCTTGAAACCAAGAGGGGTTGATTTTCGAAGTGGCGACTCGCTTGACAGCTTGCATCCGGCTAGGCGAAGCCCAACACCATTTTGTGTATGAATTGCTAACGTCGACCAGCAGCCATTGAGCTGTCGGCATCGCTCCACCTCAAGCATTAGCGGTCACATTCGCCCATCACGAAGTCAAGGCTACCAAGGATGGCAACGACGTCTGACATCATGCAACCAGGCAGAATTTTGGGCAAAATAGAGAGATTAACAAAAGATGGCGCGCGAATTTTCAGACGATAAGGGACGCCTCCGCCTTTGCTGTAAATGTAAAAACCGAGTTCGCCCTTTGGATTTTCAGCTCCGAAGTAGATTTCGCCCTTGGGTGCGTTGATCCCTTGGGTGACTATCATGAATTGGTGAATCAATTCCTCCATTTTAGTCAGCACCGCATCTTTTTGGGGCAAGACGTTTTTGTCGTCGCAAATATTAATCGGGCCATCGGGCATTGTATCGATGGCTTGATGGATGATATGGCATGACTGCCGCATTTCCTCTAGGCGCACAAGGTATCGGTCGTAACAATCTCCAACGGATCCTAGCGGCACTTCAAAGTCGTATTTTTCGTAACCGATGTAAGGGTGTTTCTTGCGCAGGTCGTAATCTACACCACTACCACGAGCGTTTGGGCCAGTTAACCCATAATTCATCGCATCTTCTTTGCTGATGACGCCTATATCTTTGGTGCGGTTTATAAAAATCGGGTTACGCGTAAGAAGCTTATCAATCTCATCAACGGCCGGCAGGAATTGATCCACAAATTTGATCACTTCTGATTTCCAACCCTCGGGTATATCTCGAGCTAATCCTCCGATGCGGGTGTAGGTCGTGGTAAAACGAGCGCCGGTGAGGGCTTCAATGAGGTTGTAGATTTTTTCTCTCTCGGTAAAGGTGTAGAGAAAGATTGTCATCGCCCCACAATCCATAGCAAAAGCGCCTAGACCGAGTAAGTGGGCAGAAATGCGGGCGAGTTCACAACACACTACGCGAATAGCTGCGCAGCGTGGAGTAATTTCCATACCCATGAGTTTCTCCACAGCGCAAGCGTAGGCGACGTTGTTGGCTAATGGCGCGAGGTAATCAAGCCGATCGGTGTAGGGGATGAACTGGTTATAGTGCATATTTTCGGCGATTT includes the following:
- a CDS encoding type III pantothenate kinase — its product is MPTAQWLLVDVSNSYTKWCWASPSRMQAVKRVATSKINPSWFQDNIWNKHPPTCVYLSSVVPSVTDIFKRQLQVHGTALRLLHGRAALPISLEYPRPETIGADRLANAIGAQDKYGAPAIVVDFGTAVTFDIINADGAYCGGVIAPGLSLMTEYLHEKTALLPLIQLRRPHRTVGKSTAGAIRAGAYWGYSGLVKEILARVVKEQHMRSPTIVATGGDAAFIIQALEQKVIHDPTLTLHGLWRWGVFLQSCSH
- the nuoD gene encoding NADH dehydrogenase (quinone) subunit D codes for the protein MPTQTIEFVAGDSLAAGQKALEQAQSEDAINSKLVLNMGPSHPSTHGVLRIELELDGEIITKATPDIGYLHRGDEKIAENMHYNQFIPYTDRLDYLAPLANNVAYACAVEKLMGMEITPRCAAIRVVCCELARISAHLLGLGAFAMDCGAMTIFLYTFTEREKIYNLIEALTGARFTTTYTRIGGLARDIPEGWKSEVIKFVDQFLPAVDEIDKLLTRNPIFINRTKDIGVISKEDAMNYGLTGPNARGSGVDYDLRKKHPYIGYEKYDFEVPLGSVGDCYDRYLVRLEEMRQSCHIIHQAIDTMPDGPINICDDKNVLPQKDAVLTKMEELIHQFMIVTQGINAPKGEIYFGAENPKGELGFYIYSKGGGVPYRLKIRAPSFVNLSILPKILPGCMMSDVVAILGSLDFVMGECDR